The nucleotide sequence CCACGTCGCGCTGCTTTGATTGCTGACCTGAATGACGCGGCCGCGATCACTTATCAACTGGCCAAAGCGGGCTTGCAGGCGGTCCCATTCCTCTGCCGCCAAAGCAGGGTTCGGGAACGCGCCCAGTTGCACCAGATTGGTGCCTGCGGGGAAGGTTGTGGTCGTCACGGCGACTTCGGTATTGGCCGTAGCTGGCGTGGCTGTGGCTGCAGGAATGCGCGCGTTTGCCGGGCGCAGGACAGGACGCAATGAGGTCGCAACACCGGGCACGCTGGCTGGGATAACCGCAACAGCGTTATCGGTGGTTTCTTGTGGCGCGGCGGCAAGTCCAGCCAATTGCGCGGCAAGCGCGCTGACGTCATCTTGGGCTATTGGCGCTTCGACAACGGGTTCTTCCTCAGCAACGACGCTTGCCACAGCCTCGGCAATCGGTTGTGCCTCAAGATCTTCAGGGGCAAGACCGGACGTGCGCGGAGCGAGCACCAGCCGATCCTCTGGACCTCCCGCCTCGCCAATCGCAGCCACTTCGTTCACAGCAAGCCCCGTGTGTGCGGCAACGCCGCCACCGGGATTGTCGGGCAGCACCCGCATATCGCCTTCCATCGCACGGACCACGGGAATGCCGCTGACGTCACGCACGATCAGCTTATACCCCCAGAACCCAATGCCAAGGATCAAGGCCAGCGACAGCGCAGCCCCTGCAAAATTCACTAAATTGGTAACACGCGGCACACCTGCCGCCGG is from Yoonia sp. GPGPB17 and encodes:
- a CDS encoding SPOR domain-containing protein, producing MAVYDEGFAPAAGVPRVTNLVNFAGAALSLALILGIGFWGYKLIVRDVSGIPVVRAMEGDMRVLPDNPGGGVAAHTGLAVNEVAAIGEAGGPEDRLVLAPRTSGLAPEDLEAQPIAEAVASVVAEEEPVVEAPIAQDDVSALAAQLAGLAAAPQETTDNAVAVIPASVPGVATSLRPVLRPANARIPAATATPATANTEVAVTTTTFPAGTNLVQLGAFPNPALAAEEWDRLQARFGQLISDRGRVIQVSNQSSATWYRLRASGFADRAEARRLCAALQAEGAECIALVVN